In a genomic window of Quercus lobata isolate SW786 chromosome 4, ValleyOak3.0 Primary Assembly, whole genome shotgun sequence:
- the LOC115983648 gene encoding F-box protein CPR1-like gives MGEARPQQPILRQGYLPYDIVLNILARLPVKSVIRFSVRMFKRLPDTCLGQLKDVTLGFAYHPENNDYKVVRISCLSLFTHEIEVYTLSSDSWRSVGTTSLTATNVMFYDKNHPLPIPLVNGALHWVSNAVEGEENHRSRMIMAFDVNSERFRELALPDGSVDENTFQTFLALFKGKLALIVWEHSEQPGTQYSIWVMKEYGVIESWNKLFVVPFERVAHCIAFTEYGSLLACYINDQVEAQGFKFVLVDTETLHEKKDPDIQHYSSVATFMESLVLFDGANVVSY, from the exons ATGGGAGAAGCACGTCCACAACAACCGATTCTCCGACAAGGCTATCTTCCGTACGACATCGTACTGAACATCCTGGCAAGACTACCTGTGAAATCAGTCATAAGATTCAG CGTTAGAATGTTCAAGAGGTTGCCTGATACTTGCTTAGGACAGTTAAAAGATGTTACGCTCGGATTCGCGTATCATCCCGAGAATAATGACTACAAGGTTGTGAGGATTTCGTGTTTGTCTTTGTTTACACATGAGATTGAGGTGTACACGTTAAGTTCGGATTCGTGGAGGAGTGTTGGAACCACCAGTTTGACAGCAACCAATGTTATGTTCTATGATAAAAACCATCCTTTGCCAATCCCATTGGTTAATGGAGCTTTGCACTGGGTGTCAAATGCCGTAGAAGGCGAAGAGAATCACAGGAGTAGGATGATTATGGCTTTTGATGTCAATAGCGAGCGATTCAGAGAGCTAGCACTGCCTGATGGGTCTGTTGATGAGAACACCTTCCAGACATTTCTTGCATTGTTCAAGGGGAAATTGGCTTTAATTGTGTGGGAACATAGCGAACAACCTGGCACCCAATACTCCATATGGGTGATGAAGGAGTACGGTGTGATTGAGTCTTGGAATAAACTCTTTGTTGTACCATTTGAAAGAGTAGCTCATTGCATTGCCTTTACCGAGTATGGTTCGCTTCTGGCTTGCTACATCAATGATCAAGTAGAGGCGCAGGGATTTAAGTTTGTATTAGTTGACACTGAAACTCTACATGAGAAGAAGGATCCTGATATCCAACATTATTCATCTGTAGCTACTTTCATGGAGAGTCTTGTTTTATTTGATGGAGCAAACGTGGTATCTTACTAA
- the LOC115985671 gene encoding uncharacterized protein LOC115985671, which translates to MQTLSLEDSARRVEIKANIEYLASLEEISWRQKWKALYLKQGDNNTRFFHRLANSHRRTNTMRGVEVEGILYEDESAIQDQVVGFYKALYQETESWRPTIDGLEFVNLDETNQIALEREFEKEEILAALQEAKGDKAPDPDGFIMAFFQKCWCVLEKEILAFFADFHKEFIFEKSLNATFLCLIPKKLSAVNIRDFRPISLILDSVLIANECLDSRLKSGIPSVIIKLDVEKAYDHVSWSALFYLTERMGFGEKWGRWMKMCISTARFLVLINRSPVGFFSSSRGLRQGDLLSPLLFLLVMEVLSRLLKRTKDGGFISGFQANPNTRGAITRLKVNVGKSEIVPVGEVGNLDALARILCCKLWSVESGGLGIWKIGLFNQVLLGKWLWRFGNEVTSLWRQVIASKYGEASRGWCTKVVRGTHGCGMWKSIRKGAESFFGHVLYAAGEGFRIRFWHDPWSSLTALKDLYPALFGIAVNKEAMISEMVDYAPDGGGRSWNLCFSHAFQDWETGIFYDFFAYISSKLPRRGDDTMIWQLNCSGVFNVRSFYTSLLAAPVVSFPWKSIWCVKLPKRVAFFLWTATRDGLLTIDNLVKKKLPLVNWCYLCRCEKETVDHLLIHCKYAYTLWSEVLRLFGV; encoded by the exons ATGCAAACTTTGTCACTGGAAGATAGTGCAAGAAGGGTTGAGATAAAGGCTAATATTGAGTATTTAGCTTCTTTGGAGGAGATTTCTTGGAGGCAGAAATGGAAAGCTTTGTACTTAAAACAAGGGGATAATAATACTAGATTTTTTCATAGGCTTGCTAATTCTCATAGACGTACAAATACTATGAGAGGTGTGGAGGTTGAGGGCATTTTGTATGAGGATGAGTCTGCAATTCAGGATCAAGTGGTGGGTTTTTATAAGGCCTTGTATCAAGAGACCGAATCTTGGAGGCCCACTATTGATGGTTTAGAGTTTGTAAATCTGGATGAAACCAATCAAATTGCTTTAGAAAGGGAGTTTGAGAAGGAGGAGATCCTTGCAGCCCTACAGGAGGCAAAGGGTGATAAGGCTCCCGATCCAGATGGCTTTATTATGGCTTTCTTTCAAAAATGCTGGTGTGTTCTTGAGAAGGAGATTTTGGCTTTTTTTGCAGACTTCCACAAAGAATTTATCTTTGAAAAATCACTCAATGCCACCTTTCTGTGTTTGATACCCAAGAAGCTTAGTGCAGTCAATATTAGAGATTTCCGCCCAATAAGCCTG ATACTTGACTCTGTTCTTATTGCAAATGAATGCTTGGATAGTAGATTGAAGAGTGGTATTCCTAGTGTGATTATTAAATTGGATGTTGAGAAAGCTTATGATCATGTGAGTTGGAGTGCCTTATTTTACCTTACCGAGAGGatgggttttggggagaagTGGGGGAGATGGATGAAGATGTGTATTTCTACTGCTCGTTTTTTAGTCCTTATTAATAGGTCTCCTGTTGGTTTCTTTAGCAGCTCTCGTGGTCTTCGCCAAGGGGATCTTTTATCTCCACTCCTATTCTTATTGGTAATGGAGGTATTGAGTAGGTTGTTGAAAAGGACAAAAGATGGAGGCTTTATCAGTGGTTTCCAAGCAAATCCCAATACACGTGGAG CTATCACAAGACTGAAAGTAAATGTTGGCAAGAGTGAGATTGTGCCGGTTGGTGAGGTTGGGAACTTGGATGCTTTAGCTCGTATCTTATGTTGTAAG TTGTGGTCAGTGGAGTCTGGTGGCTTGGGGATCTGGAAAATTGGGCTATTTAACCAAGTTTTGCTTGGGAAGTGGCTCTGGCGATTTGGGAATGAGGTCACAAGTTTATGGAGGCAAGTTATAGCTTCCAAATATGGGGAGGCCAGTAGGGGATGGTGTACTAAAGTTGTTAGAGGGACTCATGGATGTGGTATGTGGAAGAGCATTAGGAAGGGGGCTGAGAGTTTCTTTGGTCATGTGTTGTATGCGGCGGGAGAGGGTTTTCGTATCAGATTCTGGCATGACCCTTGGAGTAGCCTTACTGCCTTGAAAGATTTATATCCGGCATTGTTTGGTATTGCTGTGAACAAGGAAGCTATGATTTCAGAAATGGTTGATTATGCTCCGGATGGGGGTGGTAGGAGTTGGAACTTATGTTTCAGTCATGCATTTCAAGACTGGGAGACAGGGATCTTTTATGATTTCTTTGCATATATCTCTTCCAAGTTACCTAGGAGGGGTGATGATACCATGATATGGCAATTGAATTGTAGTGGTGTTTTCAATGTGCGCTCTTTCTATACTTCATTGCTAGCAGCTCCGGTGGTGTCTTTTCCTTGGAAGAGCATTTGGTGTGTTAAGTTACCTAAAAGGGTGGCTTTCTTCTTATGGACGGCTACTAGGGATGGGCTTCTTACTATAGACAACCTTGTTAAGAAGAAATTACCTCTTGTGAATTGGTGCTACCTTTGTCGATGTGAAAAGGAAACTGTGGATCATTTATTGATCCATTGTAAGTATGCTTATACTTTGTGGAGTGAAGTCCTTCGTTTGTTTGGGGTTTAG